The nucleotide window TTATAACTTAATTAGTAATCGAATTTTTGATTATATATATAATAATGTAACAAAAGATTTAGAAATATATAGTATAGATGAATGCTATATCGATATGAGTTTAAAAGTTAAAAATTTTGAAGATGCTTATAACGAAGCTAAAAAAATTCAAGAACAAATTAAAAAAGTATTTAAAATACCGTGTTCAATTGGGATAAGTTACAATAAATTTCTTGCAAAAATGTCAACTAACTTAGCAAAACCTCATGGTATATTAATTACTAAAAAAGAAGATATAAAAAAACATTTTTACAAATTACCTATTAATGATTTTTTTGGAATTGGAAAACACAATACTCAAAAATTAATAAGTGAAGGTATTAATACTATTGAAGATTTTGTAAATTATGATAATTTTAATATTTTAAAAAAACATTTAGGAAATAATTTTTGATCTCTTAAACAGCAAATTTCAGGTAATGACGTAGTAAAAAAAGAAAAAATCATGACAACTGTTAAATCTATTGGCAATAGTTTAACCTTTGAAATGGATAATTTATTTATTGCAGAAGATATTTTAAGACAATTGCGTTATTTATCTTTTAAAGTTGCTGAGAGATTAAAATCAAATAATAATTTTGGTTCTATTGTAAAATTATCATTACGACAAATAGATGGAACATGAATTTCTTTTCAACAAAACATTCATGATAATATTTTTGATTTTGAAGATATTTATAAACAAATAAGTAGTTTGTTTTGGG belongs to Mycoplasma zalophi and includes:
- a CDS encoding Y-family DNA polymerase — its product is MDSFFVSCERIVKEELRNAPVAIAKDTKRSIASALSYEAKKLGAKVGMPVYQLKTLIPNIILVKPNLPFYNLISNRIFDYIYNNVTKDLEIYSIDECYIDMSLKVKNFEDAYNEAKKIQEQIKKVFKIPCSIGISYNKFLAKMSTNLAKPHGILITKKEDIKKHFYKLPINDFFGIGKHNTQKLISEGINTIEDFVNYDNFNILKKHLGNNFWSLKQQISGNDVVKKEKIMTTVKSIGNSLTFEMDNLFIAEDILRQLRYLSFKVAERLKSNNNFGSIVKLSLRQIDGTWISFQQNIHDNIFDFEDIYKQISSLFWEHWNENPLRGVGVTVAQLKSYGDMSLDLFQKRKEQTPKEIVNNINYMFNKKVLQIAKDLQNKDKSKISNTKFVNETYKNVAKNKIKI